A region of Thermococcus barossii DNA encodes the following proteins:
- a CDS encoding MJ1477/TM1410 family putative glycoside hydrolase: protein MRSVGVMFLSLLIVLASACLSNAPAGEKTGTTSVPSPHTPETTPSSPPALSNATSPKISQQNVTSTTQTTPKRENSSQIQHKRTLNLSSVRSWAYWLQNASPEVIAKSGFDLIVMDYSRDGGDETAYTREEIAGIKRAGVIPIAYISIGEAADYRFYWNESWKTEPPDWLGPENPEWEGNYAVKYWEEGWRRIVFEYLDRIIAQGFRGVYLDKVDEYWFWAENGYDENWTAGQMIEFILQIANYARSKAGEDFIVIPQNGEWLLNYDNGSLLKTVSGWASEDVFYDGLKPSLWTDEKVPLLDRVVKAGKVVLVVDYLDDGTRSGEDLARILDFIEKARERGYVPYAALEDRELDELNVIPGVQPPR, encoded by the coding sequence ATGCGGTCTGTCGGCGTGATGTTCCTCTCGCTCCTCATAGTTTTGGCATCTGCCTGTCTCTCAAACGCTCCAGCCGGGGAGAAAACCGGCACGACTTCAGTCCCTTCCCCCCATACACCTGAGACGACACCTTCTTCCCCTCCAGCTCTATCGAACGCAACCTCTCCCAAAATATCCCAGCAAAACGTAACATCAACGACCCAGACCACTCCAAAACGTGAAAACTCAAGCCAAATCCAACATAAGAGAACACTGAACCTCTCCTCGGTTAGGAGCTGGGCCTACTGGCTGCAGAACGCCAGCCCGGAGGTTATAGCGAAGAGCGGCTTCGACCTGATTGTCATGGACTACTCAAGGGACGGGGGCGATGAGACAGCCTACACGCGGGAGGAAATAGCCGGGATTAAGAGGGCCGGGGTAATTCCCATAGCCTACATCAGCATCGGCGAAGCTGCGGACTACCGCTTCTACTGGAACGAAAGCTGGAAGACGGAGCCACCGGATTGGCTCGGCCCGGAGAACCCCGAGTGGGAGGGCAACTACGCCGTCAAATACTGGGAGGAGGGCTGGAGGAGGATAGTCTTTGAGTACCTCGATAGAATCATCGCTCAGGGCTTTAGAGGGGTTTATCTCGACAAGGTTGACGAGTACTGGTTCTGGGCTGAGAACGGCTACGACGAGAACTGGACTGCGGGGCAGATGATCGAGTTCATACTCCAGATAGCCAACTACGCCCGCTCTAAGGCGGGTGAGGATTTCATTGTAATCCCTCAGAACGGGGAGTGGCTCCTCAACTACGACAACGGGAGCCTTCTGAAGACCGTCTCCGGCTGGGCGAGTGAAGATGTCTTCTACGACGGCCTCAAACCGAGCCTTTGGACGGACGAGAAAGTCCCCCTCCTGGACAGGGTTGTTAAGGCGGGAAAAGTTGTTCTGGTTGTGGATTACCTCGATGACGGGACGAGGAGCGGGGAAGACCTTGCGAGAATCCTCGACTTCATTGAAAAGGCCAGGGAGAGGGGATACGTACCCTACGCGGCACTCGAAGACAGGGAGCTGGACGAGCTTAATGTGATTCCAGGGGTTCAGCCGCCGAGGTAA
- a CDS encoding NTP transferase domain-containing protein yields the protein MIIIMAGGRSSRMGREKPVLKVGGRPMLLRVYGEAEKVGEVLVAVSRNAPKTRELCLREGIPIVETPGRGYVEDTLFLLREFGPFISVSADLPFLKASDVMALRKAFDGRASLTGVLPLDRVPKDLHPLTYRGYAIIGLNAVGTEGEKFFELSNPLLALNVNTPEELKLAGRIARLVEKPFKAFRELHGGG from the coding sequence ATGATAATCATCATGGCCGGCGGGCGGTCGAGCAGAATGGGCCGGGAGAAGCCCGTCCTGAAGGTAGGGGGCAGGCCGATGCTCCTGCGCGTTTATGGGGAGGCGGAAAAGGTAGGGGAAGTGCTCGTTGCCGTCTCCAGAAACGCGCCGAAGACGAGGGAGCTCTGCCTCCGCGAGGGGATTCCCATCGTTGAAACGCCAGGCAGGGGCTACGTGGAGGACACCCTTTTCCTCCTCCGCGAGTTCGGGCCCTTCATAAGCGTCTCCGCTGATTTGCCCTTCCTGAAGGCGAGCGATGTGATGGCTCTCAGAAAGGCCTTCGACGGGAGGGCGAGTTTAACGGGCGTTCTCCCACTTGACAGGGTGCCAAAGGACCTGCACCCCCTCACCTACAGGGGCTACGCAATAATCGGCCTCAACGCCGTTGGAACCGAGGGAGAAAAGTTCTTCGAGCTGAGCAACCCCCTGCTAGCGTTGAACGTGAACACTCCCGAGGAGTTAAAGCTCGCCGGGAGGATAGCGAGGCTGGTGGAAAAACCATTTAAGGCCTTCCGCGAACTTCATGGAGGTGGTTGA
- a CDS encoding cobyric acid synthase, translating into MGRALMVLGTSSGAGKSLLVTALCRIFSNLGYDVVPFKSQNMSLNSAPSIEGGEISRAQYLQAIACRKRPSVKFNPILLKPEGNMRSQVVFMGKPIGSVSAREYMLSRKEELFRKAMEVLDGLKEDHDLVIIEGAGSPVEINLKDYDIANTRVMLHAKAKGILVTDIDRGGSFASIVGTMELLNEREREAIIGFVFNKFRGDASLLRPGFEYLERRYGKPTLGVIPYVEHRLPEEDSLAEFPKVKGEPHIQIIKLPHISNFTDFEPLHWANGVDYVTKAEEIKGDVIIIPGSKNTVEDLLWLRENGFEDAILEAHREGSFVVGICGGFQILGEKITDTVESKRGTIRGIGLLPAKTFFGKVKRTNHLRAEVLWGPAKGLAVEGYEIRFGRSTSAKPFSVITAVNGVKTFEPEGAIGKRAFGTYLHGIFHNFAFTERFLNSLWAERGLEPVSIEGWSMEEEIERLSRVVERHLDVERILEELGV; encoded by the coding sequence ATGGGAAGGGCCCTGATGGTGCTCGGAACCTCGTCCGGAGCCGGCAAGTCGCTCCTCGTTACCGCACTATGCCGGATTTTCTCGAACCTCGGTTACGACGTCGTCCCCTTCAAGAGCCAGAACATGAGCCTGAACTCGGCGCCGAGCATAGAGGGCGGCGAGATAAGCAGGGCACAGTATTTGCAGGCGATAGCCTGCCGGAAGAGGCCGTCGGTGAAGTTCAACCCGATCCTCCTCAAGCCCGAGGGCAACATGAGGAGCCAGGTCGTCTTCATGGGGAAGCCAATAGGTAGCGTTTCGGCCAGAGAGTACATGCTCTCCCGGAAGGAGGAACTCTTCAGGAAGGCGATGGAAGTTCTAGACGGGCTCAAGGAGGACCACGACCTGGTGATAATCGAGGGCGCAGGCAGTCCGGTCGAGATTAACCTCAAAGACTACGACATAGCCAACACCCGCGTCATGCTCCACGCAAAGGCCAAGGGAATCCTCGTTACGGACATAGACCGTGGAGGGAGCTTCGCCAGCATAGTGGGCACGATGGAGCTTTTGAATGAACGCGAGAGGGAAGCGATAATCGGCTTCGTCTTCAACAAGTTCCGCGGGGACGCTTCCCTCCTCCGGCCTGGCTTTGAGTACCTGGAGAGGCGCTACGGGAAGCCTACCCTCGGCGTTATCCCCTACGTCGAGCATCGCCTACCGGAAGAGGACTCCCTGGCGGAGTTCCCGAAGGTGAAGGGCGAGCCTCACATTCAGATAATCAAGCTCCCCCACATAAGCAACTTTACAGATTTTGAGCCCCTCCACTGGGCCAACGGCGTTGATTACGTCACCAAAGCGGAGGAAATCAAGGGCGACGTTATCATAATCCCCGGGAGCAAGAACACTGTCGAGGATTTGCTCTGGCTCCGTGAAAATGGCTTTGAAGATGCTATACTGGAGGCTCACCGCGAAGGCTCTTTCGTCGTCGGAATCTGTGGGGGCTTCCAGATACTGGGCGAGAAGATAACAGACACCGTCGAATCGAAGCGCGGAACGATCAGGGGCATTGGCCTTCTGCCGGCCAAGACCTTCTTCGGGAAGGTCAAGAGGACGAACCACCTGAGGGCAGAAGTTCTATGGGGGCCTGCTAAGGGACTGGCGGTTGAGGGCTACGAGATACGCTTCGGCAGGAGCACCTCTGCAAAGCCTTTCTCGGTGATAACGGCAGTAAACGGGGTGAAAACCTTTGAGCCTGAGGGGGCGATTGGCAAGAGGGCCTTCGGCACCTACCTGCACGGCATCTTCCACAACTTCGCCTTCACCGAACGGTTCCTCAACTCCCTCTGGGCGGAGAGGGGTCTCGAACCGGTTTCCATCGAAGGCTGGAGCATGGAGGAGGAGATAGAGAGGCTCTCAAGGGTCGTTGAGAGACACCTCGACGTGGAGAGGATCTTGGAGGAGCTGGGGGTTTAG
- the cobT gene encoding nicotinate mononucleotide-dependent phosphoribosyltransferase CobT has translation MESLFLLVLGNTEISTVPGISVAGATPELTKLTPVADAEYLFHEKPLTIDVIPVTPEGHPTPAIITKAARELANFPVLVVRGGTYLAPLVPHVHVSDAIGRDFRKGPALPEFGEIIKRAKLFGEELNKLPIKELVIGESTPGGTTTAQAVLWALGYDAKTSSASPNNPQGLKERVIGEAFERAGIEKGQLKDNPLEALRQFGDPMMATVVGISLGFRKSVVLAGGTQMLAVSALLKALGEDLNRFMIATTKWVVNDRSATFLETAKEIGIITYSADLDFSKSEFEGLRDYENGYVKEGVGAGGATWLAVKAGFSPEEVSEKVEELYRRLMEMKASP, from the coding sequence ATGGAGAGCCTCTTCCTTCTCGTCTTGGGGAACACAGAGATAAGCACCGTACCCGGAATAAGCGTCGCCGGGGCAACCCCTGAGCTGACGAAGCTCACACCGGTGGCCGATGCGGAATACCTCTTCCACGAGAAGCCCCTGACCATAGACGTGATTCCCGTAACGCCCGAAGGACATCCAACACCCGCGATAATAACCAAGGCCGCGAGGGAGCTCGCGAACTTCCCTGTTCTGGTCGTGAGGGGCGGAACTTATCTCGCTCCCCTCGTCCCGCACGTGCACGTCAGCGACGCCATTGGGAGAGACTTCAGAAAGGGGCCGGCTTTACCCGAATTCGGGGAGATAATAAAGCGCGCCAAGCTGTTCGGCGAGGAGCTCAACAAACTGCCGATCAAAGAGCTTGTAATCGGAGAATCAACGCCAGGAGGAACGACGACGGCCCAGGCGGTACTCTGGGCACTCGGCTACGACGCGAAGACCAGTTCAGCCTCGCCTAACAACCCGCAGGGTCTCAAGGAGAGGGTAATCGGAGAGGCCTTCGAGAGGGCCGGAATCGAGAAAGGTCAACTGAAGGACAACCCGCTTGAGGCCCTGAGGCAGTTCGGCGACCCCATGATGGCAACGGTGGTGGGCATCTCCCTCGGCTTCAGGAAGAGCGTCGTCTTAGCTGGAGGAACGCAGATGCTGGCCGTCTCAGCCCTGTTAAAGGCCCTCGGCGAGGATTTAAACAGGTTCATGATAGCGACCACCAAGTGGGTGGTCAATGACAGAAGCGCCACATTCCTAGAAACGGCGAAGGAAATCGGGATAATAACTTATTCCGCCGATCTCGACTTCTCCAAGAGCGAGTTCGAGGGCCTCAGGGACTACGAGAACGGCTACGTCAAGGAAGGCGTCGGCGCGGGAGGAGCGACGTGGCTGGCCGTTAAGGCGGGTTTCTCACCGGAAGAGGTGAGCGAAAAGGTCGAGGAGCTTTACAGGAGGCTCATGGAGATGAAGGCGTCTCCTTGA
- a CDS encoding adenosylcobinamide amidohydrolase: MGFKHFILPFDEPMLALSNAPHRGGLTRANGFFFMMVHKNYSGDYRADCLAFERENGLENFVGFMTAADVAKVLSVARSGSVTAYITAGITNPAIAGDVPPPWKPGTINIALGINEGLTVGAMTNAIMTATEAKTYTLLSLGYNATGTTSDGIGVFAFEGEKEWAGTATELGISIGRVVRKALKESLRKWEKTREK, from the coding sequence ATGGGGTTCAAACACTTTATCCTCCCATTCGATGAGCCGATGCTCGCCCTCAGCAACGCGCCCCACAGAGGAGGCCTTACGAGGGCCAACGGCTTCTTCTTCATGATGGTTCACAAGAACTACTCCGGCGACTACAGGGCTGATTGCCTCGCCTTCGAGCGGGAGAACGGCCTTGAGAACTTCGTTGGCTTCATGACGGCCGCTGACGTAGCGAAGGTTTTATCGGTCGCAAGGAGCGGGAGCGTTACGGCCTACATCACTGCTGGAATCACCAACCCGGCGATAGCAGGCGATGTGCCGCCTCCCTGGAAGCCGGGGACGATAAACATCGCGCTCGGGATAAACGAGGGACTAACCGTTGGTGCTATGACCAACGCGATAATGACGGCAACCGAGGCAAAAACCTACACTCTCCTCAGCCTTGGCTACAACGCGACGGGGACGACGAGCGACGGCATCGGCGTCTTCGCTTTCGAAGGGGAAAAGGAGTGGGCAGGAACCGCGACGGAGCTCGGGATAAGCATCGGAAGGGTGGTAAGAAAGGCGCTTAAAGAGAGCCTGAGAAAGTGGGAGAAAACGAGGGAAAAATAA
- a CDS encoding MogA/MoaB family molybdenum cofactor biosynthesis protein, producing the protein MGAEEHKRKAPKKFRFAVITVSDTASRGEKEDKSGKFLVEELEKAGHERVLYRIVPDEKMAIIGAVVEAFEKGADVVVTSGGTGIASRDVTIESLRSLFDKELTGFGEIFRLLSYEEIGTAAVMTRATAGVIRSSGRAMAVFCLPGSFGAAKTGIKIILNEAGHVLKHGRE; encoded by the coding sequence ATGGGAGCGGAGGAGCATAAGAGGAAGGCCCCAAAAAAGTTCCGCTTCGCGGTCATAACCGTTAGCGACACCGCGAGCAGGGGGGAGAAGGAGGACAAAAGCGGGAAGTTCCTCGTGGAGGAGCTTGAAAAGGCGGGGCACGAGAGGGTTCTCTACAGAATCGTGCCCGACGAGAAGATGGCTATAATAGGGGCCGTCGTTGAGGCCTTCGAGAAAGGTGCCGATGTGGTTGTCACCTCGGGCGGAACTGGAATCGCGAGCAGGGACGTCACGATAGAGAGCCTAAGGTCCCTTTTCGACAAAGAGCTTACCGGCTTCGGTGAAATATTCAGGCTCCTCAGCTACGAGGAGATTGGAACGGCCGCGGTTATGACGAGGGCCACAGCTGGAGTAATCCGTAGCTCGGGGAGGGCAATGGCGGTCTTCTGCCTGCCGGGAAGCTTCGGAGCGGCTAAGACCGGAATAAAGATCATCCTCAACGAGGCCGGCCACGTGCTGAAGCACGGGAGGGAATGA
- a CDS encoding molybdopterin molybdotransferase MoeA: MREFKRLTPYREALKLLLDDLSEIPEVEKVPLDEALGRILAEDIVSPIDSPPFDRSAVDGYALRAEDTFQAREYSPIELKVIDEIVAGEESGAKVEPGTAVKLMTGSKMPEGANAVLMQEMAEREGDTIRVLRPVAPGQNVAFAGEDVKKGEVILRKGQILRPQDLALLKSIGFKTVKVKRKPRVGIVVTGDELIEDFDEEALKGGKILESNSVMLKGLVKQYFGEPLFYGVVPDNEEAIRGVIERAKAENDLVLVTGGSAFGDKDFAHRFVKLLFHGTTIKPGRPIGYGERVFIMSGYPVAVFAQFHLYVKHALAKLVGAKNYEVCVRATLTERVPSQLGRHEFVKVWYEDGKARPIKKKGSGIISSLVESNGYIEIPEDSEGYLEEETVYVTLY, translated from the coding sequence ATGAGGGAATTCAAGCGCCTCACCCCCTACCGCGAGGCCCTGAAGCTCCTTCTCGACGATCTGAGCGAGATTCCGGAGGTGGAGAAGGTTCCGCTCGACGAGGCGCTCGGCAGGATTCTGGCCGAGGACATTGTTTCACCGATAGACAGCCCCCCCTTCGACCGCTCTGCCGTGGACGGCTATGCTTTGCGCGCGGAGGACACCTTCCAGGCGAGGGAGTACAGCCCCATCGAGCTGAAGGTCATTGACGAGATAGTCGCCGGAGAGGAGAGCGGGGCGAAGGTGGAACCGGGCACGGCCGTGAAGCTCATGACCGGCTCGAAGATGCCGGAGGGGGCCAACGCAGTTCTCATGCAGGAGATGGCCGAGCGCGAAGGCGACACCATAAGGGTTCTCCGTCCGGTTGCGCCGGGCCAGAACGTGGCCTTTGCCGGCGAGGACGTGAAGAAGGGCGAGGTAATCCTGCGGAAGGGGCAGATTCTAAGACCACAGGATCTGGCCCTCCTCAAGAGCATAGGGTTCAAAACGGTCAAAGTCAAGAGAAAGCCCCGCGTCGGGATAGTAGTTACGGGCGACGAGCTGATCGAAGATTTCGACGAGGAAGCGCTAAAGGGGGGCAAAATCCTCGAGAGCAACTCGGTGATGCTGAAAGGCCTTGTGAAGCAGTACTTCGGCGAGCCCCTCTTTTACGGTGTAGTTCCCGACAACGAGGAAGCTATAAGGGGAGTGATAGAGAGGGCAAAGGCCGAGAACGACCTCGTCCTCGTCACCGGCGGTTCCGCCTTCGGTGATAAAGATTTCGCACACCGCTTCGTTAAGCTCCTCTTCCACGGGACGACGATAAAGCCCGGCCGGCCAATAGGTTACGGGGAGAGGGTTTTCATAATGAGCGGTTATCCAGTGGCTGTCTTCGCTCAATTCCACCTCTACGTCAAGCACGCCCTGGCAAAGCTCGTCGGTGCTAAGAACTACGAGGTTTGTGTCAGGGCGACGCTCACCGAGCGTGTTCCCAGCCAGCTCGGGAGGCACGAGTTCGTGAAGGTCTGGTACGAGGACGGAAAAGCAAGGCCAATTAAGAAGAAGGGAAGCGGGATAATAAGCTCGCTCGTGGAGAGCAACGGTTACATTGAGATACCGGAGGACAGCGAGGGGTATCTTGAGGAGGAAACGGTTTACGTAACCCTGTACTGA
- a CDS encoding DUF835 domain-containing protein, with translation MDGIHALVFVEAVMVLIADLVAAGWIFRIYLRNRRKSALAFSLAWIFDFLAILLTTIANPTAQLMGVLLLPAFSGLIFYGAVKFLEEESIAVRYRTLSALAIMPVAFMIYMVGVYLYTGDAVWTITSAATLGITGVFVIAGGLLLKETEEIYKSAVKYLYISIILFGLHLIPAALFGIEEWYKAVGFTLSTILIVSMVVAMVKLTSSESFTPRRGRTAAPVDLKPGVVIVNGKEYQKLKEKLKDRPVLAFVRDVTQVPEGWQYYFVTTIPFQGRFKNTINPTNLARMTELSYKYLEEFAKMGGQGIIVIDCLEYLTVYNSWESLMKFLSKLRDFVIINKGTLILVIEKESLENRLYAQLRKLME, from the coding sequence TTGGATGGCATCCATGCGTTGGTGTTTGTCGAGGCCGTGATGGTCCTGATTGCGGACTTAGTGGCCGCGGGATGGATATTCCGTATATACCTCCGTAACCGGAGAAAATCAGCCCTGGCCTTCTCGTTGGCGTGGATCTTCGATTTCCTGGCTATTCTTTTAACAACCATTGCGAACCCCACCGCACAGCTGATGGGTGTTCTTCTACTGCCCGCGTTCTCCGGCTTAATATTCTACGGTGCAGTGAAGTTCTTGGAGGAAGAATCCATTGCCGTTAGGTACAGAACCCTGAGCGCGCTGGCGATAATGCCAGTAGCATTCATGATATATATGGTAGGGGTTTACCTTTACACCGGGGACGCTGTATGGACAATAACGAGTGCCGCCACCCTCGGCATAACTGGTGTGTTTGTCATAGCGGGGGGACTCCTTCTTAAGGAGACCGAGGAAATTTACAAGAGCGCGGTCAAATACCTCTACATCAGCATAATTCTCTTTGGACTGCACCTGATTCCTGCTGCACTCTTTGGTATTGAGGAGTGGTATAAGGCCGTTGGTTTTACGCTCTCCACAATACTGATAGTCAGCATGGTAGTGGCCATGGTAAAACTCACATCCTCTGAGTCATTTACACCGAGGAGGGGGAGAACTGCAGCACCTGTTGACCTGAAGCCAGGGGTTGTTATAGTCAACGGAAAAGAGTATCAGAAGCTCAAGGAGAAGCTCAAAGACAGACCGGTTCTGGCCTTCGTCAGGGACGTTACCCAGGTTCCGGAGGGATGGCAGTACTACTTTGTCACGACGATACCCTTCCAGGGGAGGTTCAAGAACACGATAAATCCGACTAATCTCGCCAGGATGACCGAGCTCTCGTACAAGTACCTGGAGGAGTTTGCCAAAATGGGTGGTCAGGGGATAATAGTCATCGACTGCCTTGAGTACCTTACAGTCTACAACTCATGGGAGAGCCTCATGAAGTTCCTGTCGAAGCTCAGGGACTTTGTGATAATCAACAAGGGTACCCTGATACTCGTCATCGAGAAGGAGAGCCTTGAGAACAGACTCTACGCCCAGCTCAGGAAGCTCATGGAGTGA
- a CDS encoding phenylacetate--CoA ligase family protein encodes MTLIVGRVDREGVDDFRYTLRKALETTKFWQEKFSGVDPDGLSLDELANLADTVKITPHDLYAIDKVWPDYIQETRVFYTVMRTSGTTGQPKRIPYTRDDRFRTARQVEPWIREYMDKGDRIASFFPPLPSSSGMFAFGSFEALNAKSAYYQIPIQYLLDKDMLLKELSYIKPTALFCLTATAYNLGLVLPESIKKDIQTIVVGGETLTPELARATLELFENAVIIDNFGSTEDAITGYRVITRKKATKFNFEESIVVLKDNGDGYDDYKRIYITKVMREGELTGLPLFNYDIGDLARIENGEVRNIIRIKDVVTLAGAKLHIDQVMEIVYDHPALLDFVIIYYPLSPENPKPKAILRVAYSGEKPAGIEDEVRELIYEANNPVRYEVEESKQAELIIEAVPLEKLRADLPKKLGKTKRIYIVGKDL; translated from the coding sequence ATGACTTTGATTGTTGGAAGGGTTGATAGGGAGGGGGTTGATGACTTTAGGTACACCCTCAGAAAAGCCTTAGAAACGACGAAGTTCTGGCAGGAGAAGTTCTCAGGTGTTGACCCCGATGGGCTGTCCCTCGATGAGCTAGCCAATCTTGCCGATACCGTAAAGATAACCCCGCACGACCTCTATGCCATCGATAAGGTATGGCCCGACTACATACAAGAAACGCGGGTATTCTACACAGTCATGAGAACGAGCGGTACGACTGGACAACCCAAAAGGATTCCATACACTCGCGACGACCGTTTCAGAACGGCCCGACAGGTCGAACCGTGGATCCGAGAGTACATGGACAAAGGGGACAGGATAGCCTCGTTCTTCCCACCACTGCCCTCCTCATCGGGTATGTTTGCCTTCGGAAGCTTTGAGGCGCTCAACGCCAAGTCTGCATACTATCAGATACCAATCCAGTATCTCCTTGACAAGGACATGCTCCTCAAAGAGCTGAGCTACATAAAGCCCACAGCCCTCTTCTGCCTCACTGCCACGGCCTACAACCTGGGCCTCGTTCTTCCCGAGTCCATAAAGAAGGACATCCAGACCATAGTCGTCGGGGGCGAAACACTAACCCCTGAACTCGCGAGGGCTACCCTTGAACTGTTCGAGAACGCAGTGATAATAGACAACTTCGGCTCGACGGAGGATGCCATAACGGGCTACCGCGTCATTACTCGGAAGAAAGCAACGAAGTTCAACTTCGAGGAATCAATAGTCGTCCTCAAGGACAACGGGGACGGCTACGATGACTACAAGCGCATTTACATAACCAAAGTCATGAGAGAGGGAGAGCTTACCGGTCTGCCCCTCTTTAACTATGACATCGGCGACCTTGCAAGGATTGAAAACGGAGAAGTCAGGAACATAATCCGCATCAAGGACGTTGTAACGCTAGCCGGAGCCAAACTCCACATCGATCAAGTGATGGAGATAGTTTACGACCACCCGGCACTCCTTGACTTCGTGATAATTTACTACCCACTCTCACCGGAGAATCCCAAACCGAAGGCAATACTGCGCGTCGCTTACAGTGGAGAAAAGCCGGCGGGAATAGAGGATGAGGTCAGGGAGCTCATCTACGAGGCGAACAACCCCGTTCGCTATGAGGTGGAGGAGTCCAAGCAGGCCGAGTTGATTATCGAGGCTGTGCCGCTTGAGAAGCTCAGGGCAGACCTTCCAAAGAAGCTCGGGAAAACGAAGAGGATATACATCGTTGGCAAGGATCTCTGA
- a CDS encoding HD domain-containing protein: MDGKIIHDGIHGSMKLTGIILDLVKTPEFQRLRNIRQLGLAYLVYPGANHSRFEHSLGAWHLAKRLSQEVGLDENESMLLQVGALLHDIGHGPFSHTFESIYKHYVKEHDHMHLGQDMVLGKVNITESENGGRIPEIIETYGYDFTPKDVANLIRGKHETHYLGHMLHGDVDVDQLDYLVRDAHYTGVAHGIIDLERLLKVLRIHDGELVVDEKGIEAVEGMMVARSLMYSRVYFHHTVKIAEGMLTRALEFALEEGYLWDFWRMTDCRVLVELEDLEGFPAEMVRRIKYRELYKAAVLASADELTSEEKRELLAAYRNVKRRQEIERTLADMVGAKEGEVILEFSIADLMLSEPRLKATEINVLLSNGELQPLTKVTPLANALKRRQTPRWAVLIAAPREYVPKVREVWRKVLFS; the protein is encoded by the coding sequence ATGGATGGGAAGATTATTCACGACGGCATACACGGTAGCATGAAGCTCACCGGTATTATCCTCGACCTCGTTAAAACCCCCGAGTTTCAGAGGCTCAGGAACATAAGACAGCTCGGCCTGGCCTACCTTGTCTATCCCGGTGCCAACCACAGCCGCTTTGAGCATTCGCTCGGTGCATGGCATCTCGCCAAGAGGCTCTCGCAGGAAGTCGGCCTGGACGAGAACGAGAGCATGCTCCTGCAGGTCGGGGCGCTGCTTCACGACATCGGTCACGGACCCTTCAGCCACACATTTGAGAGCATATACAAGCACTACGTCAAGGAGCACGACCACATGCACCTGGGCCAGGATATGGTGCTGGGAAAGGTGAACATAACCGAGAGCGAAAACGGAGGAAGGATTCCGGAGATAATCGAGACCTACGGCTACGATTTCACACCCAAGGACGTTGCCAACCTCATACGCGGGAAGCACGAAACCCACTACCTCGGTCACATGCTGCACGGCGACGTTGACGTTGACCAGCTCGACTACCTCGTGAGGGATGCCCACTACACCGGCGTTGCCCACGGCATAATAGACCTTGAGAGACTGCTGAAGGTGCTCAGGATTCACGATGGCGAACTCGTCGTCGATGAGAAGGGCATAGAGGCCGTTGAGGGCATGATGGTGGCCCGCTCGCTAATGTACTCCAGGGTTTACTTCCACCACACGGTCAAGATAGCCGAGGGCATGCTCACGAGGGCCCTTGAATTCGCCCTGGAGGAGGGCTACCTCTGGGACTTCTGGCGCATGACCGACTGCAGGGTTCTGGTTGAGCTGGAGGACCTCGAAGGCTTCCCTGCGGAGATGGTGAGGCGCATAAAGTACCGCGAGCTTTACAAGGCTGCCGTTTTGGCAAGCGCGGACGAGCTGACAAGCGAGGAGAAGAGAGAGCTCCTGGCTGCCTATAGAAATGTGAAACGCAGACAGGAGATAGAGAGAACCCTCGCGGACATGGTCGGCGCGAAGGAGGGGGAGGTCATTCTGGAGTTCAGTATAGCGGACCTCATGCTCAGCGAGCCAAGGCTCAAGGCAACGGAGATAAACGTCCTCCTGAGCAACGGAGAGCTCCAGCCTCTGACCAAGGTAACACCGCTCGCCAACGCTCTCAAGAGACGGCAAACGCCGCGCTGGGCAGTCCTCATAGCCGCGCCCAGGGAATACGTCCCGAAGGTGCGGGAGGTCTGGAGAAAAGTTCTCTTCAGCTGA